GCCGCTGCTGCCGTACAACAGGCGATGCAACCCGCGCCAGACAAAGTGGTGTGGGGGGCCTGCTCGGTCAACTGCGGTAGCCGCTGCGCGCTGCGTTTGCATGTCCGTGACGATGAAGTCTACTGGGTCGAAACCGATAACACCGGTGAGGATATCTACGGCAATCACCAGGTACGCGCCTGCCTGCGCGGGCGTTCTATTCGTCGGCGCATCAACCATCCGGATCGCCTGAACTACCCCATGAAACGCGTCGGTAAACGCGGAGAAGGTAAGTTTGAACGTATTAGCTGGGACGAAGCGCTGGATACTATCGCCAATAGCCTGAAAGGAGTGGTGCAAAAATACGGTAACGAAGCGGTCTACATTAATTACTCCTCCGGTATTGTTGGCGGCAACATCACCCGTTCTTCCCCTTCTGCATCAATCATTGCCCGCCTGATGGCGATGTATGGCGGTTTTCTTAACCAGTACGGCACCTACAGCACCGCGCAAATATCCTGCGCGATGCCTTACACCTACGGCTCTAATGAAGGCAACAGCACCTCGGATATCGAAAACACTAAACTGGTGGTGATGTTCGGTAACAACCCGGCGGAAACCCGCATGAGCGGCGGCGGCATTACCTATTTCCTTGAGCAGGCACGTGAACGCTCAAATGCGCGGATGATCATTATCGATCCGCGTTATACCGATACGGCCGCCGGACGCGAAGATGAGTGGGTGCCGATTCGTCCGGGCACCGATGCCGCGCTGGTTGCCGGTATGGCGTGGGTGCTGATTAACGAAAACCTCGTCGATCAACCGTTTCTGGATAAATATTGCGTCGGCTACGACGAAAAAACGCTGCCTGCCGATGCACCCGCCAACAGCCATTACAAAGCCTATATTCTCGGTCAGGGCGAAGACGGTATCGCCAAAACACCGCAGTGGGCATCGCGCATCACCGGTATTCCCGCCGATAAAATCATCAAACTGGCGCGGGAAATTGGCAGCGCCAAACCCGCCTATATCTGCCAGGGCTGGGGACCGCAGCGCCAGGCCAACGGCGAGTTGACCTCACGCGCCATTGCCATGTTGCCGATCCTCACGGGTAACGTCGGCATCAACGGCGGCAACAGCGGTGCGCGCGAATCCACCTACACCATCACCATTGAACGGATGCCGATGCCGGAAAATCCGGTGAAAACGTCGATTTCGTGCTTTACCTGGACCGATGCCATCGAACGCGGCCCGGAAATGACCGCCAAACGCGACGGTGTGCGCGGCAAAGATAAGCTTGATGTGCCGATTAAATTTATCTGGAACTATGCCGGTAACACCATTACCAACCAGCACGGCGACATCAACCGTACTCACGATATACTGCAGGACGACAGCAAGTGCGAAATGATTGTGGTCATTGAGAACTTTATGACCTCATCGGCGATGTATGCCGACATTCTGCTGCCGGATTTGATGACCGTCGAACAGGAAGACATCATCCCCAATGATTATGCCGGGAACATGGGCTACCTGATTTTCCTCCAGCCTGTTACCGCGCCGAAGTTCGAACGTAAACCGATTTACTGGATAACCAGCGAAATCGCTCGCCGCCTGGGGCCGGATATCTACCAGAAATTTACCGAAGGGCGCACGCAGGAAGAGTGGCTGAAATACCTGTACGCCAAAATGGTCGCCAAAGATCCGCAACTGCCCTCTTATGAAGCCCTGAAAGCGATGGGCATTTATAAGCGCAAAGATCCGAACGGCCATTTTGTTGCCTATAAAAAATTCCGCGATGACCCGATCGCCAACCCGCTGAAAACCCCCTCCGGCAAAATTGAAATCTACTCCAGCAAGCTGGCGGAAATTGCCAACAGTTGGGAATTAGATAAAGACGAAGTGATTAGCCCGCTGCCGGTTTACGCCTCAACGTTTGAAGGCTGGGACGATCCGGCGCGCGAGAAATTCCCGCTGCAATTATTCGGTTTTCATTACAAAGCCCGTACTCACTCCAGCTACGGCAACATTGATGTGCTGCAGGAAGCGTGTCGCCAGGAGGTGTGGATCAACCCGATCGACGCTGAACGGCGCGGGATCAAACAGGGCGATATGGTACGCGTGTTTAACGAGCGCGGAGAGGTACGTATCACCGCGAAAGTGACGCCGCGCATCATGCCGGGCGTCAGTGCCATGGGCCAGGGTGCCTGGCATCAGGCTAATATGGACGGCGATCGCGTTGACCACGGTGGTTGCATGAACACACTGACCACGCACCGCCCTTCGCCGCTGGCGAAAGGCAACCCGCAGCACACTAATCTGGTCGACATTCAAAAGGTTTAAGGAGTAGCCGATGACAACCCAGTATGGATTTTTTATCGATTCTGCCCGGTGCACCGGTTGTAAAACCTGCGAACTGGCCTGTAAAGATTATAAAAACTTAACCCCGGACGTCAGCTTCCGCCGCGTGTATGAATACGCTGGCGGCAACTGGCAAGAAGATAACGGTGTCTGGCAGCAGAACGTATTTGCCTATTATCTGTCGATTTCCTGCAACCATTGTGAAGATCCGGCATGCACCAAAGTCTGCCCGAGCGGTGCGATGCATAAACGGGAAGACGGTTTTGTGGTGGTGGACGAAGATGTCTGCATCGGCTGCCGCTACTGCCATATGGCCTGCCCGTACGGCGCGCCGCAATACAACGCCGCGAAAGGCCATATGACCAAATGCGACGGCTGTTATGACCGCGTCGCCGGGGGTAAAAAGCCAATCTGCGTGGAATCCTGCCCGCTGCGCGCGCTCGATTTCGGCCCGATTGAGGAACTGCGTAAGCAGCATGGAGAACTCGCTGCTATCGCCCCGCTTCCGGCATCGCACTTCACGAAGCCCAATATTGTCATCAAACCAAACGCCAACAGCCGCCCGACAGGGGATACCACCGGCTATCTGGCAAACCCGCAGGAGGTGTGAGATGGGAAACGGATGGCATGAATGGCCGCTGGTTCTGTTTACGGTGCTCGGCCAGTGCGTGGCGGGCGGATTGATTGTCACTGGCTTCGTCTGGATGAACGCCAAAGATGACACTATCGGCCAGGTGCGAATTGTCCGCAGCCAGTTTTTTCTCTGGGTATTGATGGGCATCGGTTTTATCGCCTCAATGATGCACCTCGGTTCACCGCTGCGTGCGTTTAACTCACTAAATCGTATTGCCGCATCGTCACTGAGTAATGAAATCGCCGCCGGATCGCTGTTTTTCGCCGTCGGCGGTTTCTGGTGGCTACTGGCCTGGCTTGGCAAACTGCCCATCTCAGTAGGGCGCGGCTGGCTGATTATCAGCATGGTGCTGGGGGTGCTGTTTGTCTGGGCGATGACGCGGGTTTACCAGATTGATACCGTGCCGACCTGGCATAACGGCTACACCACCGCCGCATTTTTCCTCACCATGTTGACGGGGGGGCCGCTGCTGGCGGCGTTGCTGCTGCGTCTGGCGGGCATGCGCTTTCCGGCTTCGCGTTTTGCCGCCATCAGCGTCGCGGCACTTATCGCAAGCGTTGCCGTAGTGATGTTGCAGAGCATACAGCTTGGCGAAACCCACAGCTCAGTGCAGCAAGCCGTTGCGCTGGTGCCAGATTACGGCCTGTTGCAGGTGGTGCGTTTATTGCTGGTCGCTCTCGGTCTCGGTTGCTGGATCTGCCCGCTTGTAATGCGCAGACAGCCGAAAGCCAGCAGCTTGCTGGCGGGCGTTGTGCTGGTAGTCGCCGGTGAAATCATTGGCCGTGGCCTGTTTTACGGCCTGCATATGACCGTTGGCGTTGCCGTCGCGGGTTAATAACAGTGCGCGGGGAAACCCGCGCTTTTTGGAGAAAGCATGACGGACGCAACCCGCGAGTCCTTTATTTTTACCGCCCGCGTGCTGGGCGCGCTGTTTTATTATCCGCCGGAGAGCGAACCCTCCGCGCCGCTCATCGCCGCACTACGCAGCCGCGAGTGGCTGGAACAATGGCCGTTACCGGAAGAGACACTTATTCCGCTGGCTGACGCATTCGCGCAGCCTTGTGACGAGCCGCTAAACGAGGCCTGGCAACGATTATTGATCGGCCCATGGGCGCTTCCCGCGCCGCCGTGGGGTTCGGTATGGCTGGACAAAGAGAGCGTACTGTTTGGCGACTCGACGCTGGCGCTGCGCCAGTGGATGCGCGACAACAACATTGCGTTCGATACCGGACAAA
This genomic interval from Kosakonia sacchari SP1 contains the following:
- the dmsD gene encoding Tat proofreading chaperone DmsD, giving the protein MTDATRESFIFTARVLGALFYYPPESEPSAPLIAALRSREWLEQWPLPEETLIPLADAFAQPCDEPLNEAWQRLLIGPWALPAPPWGSVWLDKESVLFGDSTLALRQWMRDNNIAFDTGQNEPEDHFGTLLLMAAWLAEQGNHAACDQLLAWHLLPWSGRFITQFCDNAQHPFFTALGQLARLTLAQWQSQLLIPVAQKPLFR
- a CDS encoding dimethyl sulfoxide reductase anchor subunit family protein, producing the protein MGNGWHEWPLVLFTVLGQCVAGGLIVTGFVWMNAKDDTIGQVRIVRSQFFLWVLMGIGFIASMMHLGSPLRAFNSLNRIAASSLSNEIAAGSLFFAVGGFWWLLAWLGKLPISVGRGWLIISMVLGVLFVWAMTRVYQIDTVPTWHNGYTTAAFFLTMLTGGPLLAALLLRLAGMRFPASRFAAISVAALIASVAVVMLQSIQLGETHSSVQQAVALVPDYGLLQVVRLLLVALGLGCWICPLVMRRQPKASSLLAGVVLVVAGEIIGRGLFYGLHMTVGVAVAG
- a CDS encoding DMSO/selenate family reductase complex B subunit, encoding MTTQYGFFIDSARCTGCKTCELACKDYKNLTPDVSFRRVYEYAGGNWQEDNGVWQQNVFAYYLSISCNHCEDPACTKVCPSGAMHKREDGFVVVDEDVCIGCRYCHMACPYGAPQYNAAKGHMTKCDGCYDRVAGGKKPICVESCPLRALDFGPIEELRKQHGELAAIAPLPASHFTKPNIVIKPNANSRPTGDTTGYLANPQEV
- the ynfE gene encoding selenate/tellurate reductase subunit YnfE, with product MSDTEHQGGISRRTLVKSTALGSLALAAGSFSLPFGLRSAAAAVQQAMQPAPDKVVWGACSVNCGSRCALRLHVRDDEVYWVETDNTGEDIYGNHQVRACLRGRSIRRRINHPDRLNYPMKRVGKRGEGKFERISWDEALDTIANSLKGVVQKYGNEAVYINYSSGIVGGNITRSSPSASIIARLMAMYGGFLNQYGTYSTAQISCAMPYTYGSNEGNSTSDIENTKLVVMFGNNPAETRMSGGGITYFLEQARERSNARMIIIDPRYTDTAAGREDEWVPIRPGTDAALVAGMAWVLINENLVDQPFLDKYCVGYDEKTLPADAPANSHYKAYILGQGEDGIAKTPQWASRITGIPADKIIKLAREIGSAKPAYICQGWGPQRQANGELTSRAIAMLPILTGNVGINGGNSGARESTYTITIERMPMPENPVKTSISCFTWTDAIERGPEMTAKRDGVRGKDKLDVPIKFIWNYAGNTITNQHGDINRTHDILQDDSKCEMIVVIENFMTSSAMYADILLPDLMTVEQEDIIPNDYAGNMGYLIFLQPVTAPKFERKPIYWITSEIARRLGPDIYQKFTEGRTQEEWLKYLYAKMVAKDPQLPSYEALKAMGIYKRKDPNGHFVAYKKFRDDPIANPLKTPSGKIEIYSSKLAEIANSWELDKDEVISPLPVYASTFEGWDDPAREKFPLQLFGFHYKARTHSSYGNIDVLQEACRQEVWINPIDAERRGIKQGDMVRVFNERGEVRITAKVTPRIMPGVSAMGQGAWHQANMDGDRVDHGGCMNTLTTHRPSPLAKGNPQHTNLVDIQKV